The Afipia massiliensis genome has a segment encoding these proteins:
- a CDS encoding bifunctional riboflavin kinase/FAD synthetase codes for MTTRFSVIRDTTPASAITKGAVVAMGNFDGVHLGHRVVISAAIDMARKHGKPAYAVTFEPHPRSFFSPNTPQFRLSDEAEKLRLLAGTGLDGAVVMTFDGTRAGTSAQDFINHDLIGRLGISGISVGYDFHFGKGRAGSPSLLASEAPRLGIEVHIQSHVDILDRPVSSSAIRMALAEGQVTEATAMLGEPWFISSKVIHGEKRGRDLGYPTANIRLDKHCGLKHGIYAVRAGIGQGKDRVRIDGVASFGRRPTFDNGAPLLEVFLFDFKGDLYGQRPDVAFIGFIRDELKFDGIDALVRQMDDDSAKARAMLAAAPDAFPKLGIVTD; via the coding sequence ATGACGACACGCTTTTCCGTCATTCGCGACACCACGCCCGCCAGCGCAATCACCAAGGGCGCGGTGGTGGCGATGGGCAACTTCGATGGCGTCCATCTTGGCCATCGGGTGGTGATTTCCGCGGCCATCGACATGGCCCGCAAGCACGGCAAGCCGGCTTACGCGGTGACGTTCGAGCCGCATCCGCGCAGTTTTTTCAGCCCCAACACCCCGCAGTTCAGGCTGAGCGACGAAGCCGAGAAACTGCGATTGCTCGCCGGGACCGGCCTCGACGGCGCGGTGGTGATGACGTTCGACGGCACCCGCGCCGGCACCAGCGCTCAGGATTTCATTAACCACGATCTCATCGGCCGGCTCGGAATCAGCGGCATCTCGGTCGGATACGATTTTCATTTCGGCAAGGGCCGCGCCGGATCGCCGTCGCTGCTCGCCTCCGAAGCGCCACGGCTCGGCATCGAGGTCCACATCCAGTCGCACGTCGACATTCTGGATCGCCCGGTGTCCTCCAGCGCGATCCGCATGGCGCTGGCCGAGGGCCAGGTGACCGAGGCGACCGCCATGCTGGGCGAACCGTGGTTCATTTCCAGCAAGGTGATCCACGGCGAGAAGCGCGGCCGCGATCTCGGCTATCCCACCGCCAACATCCGCCTCGACAAGCATTGCGGCCTCAAGCACGGCATCTATGCGGTGCGGGCCGGCATCGGCCAAGGAAAAGATAGAGTGCGGATCGATGGCGTCGCCTCGTTCGGCCGCCGCCCGACCTTCGACAACGGCGCGCCGCTGCTGGAAGTGTTCCTGTTCGACTTCAAGGGCGACCTTTACGGCCAGCGGCCGGATGTCGCATTCATCGGCTTCATCCGCGACGAGCTGAAATTCGACGGCATCGACGCGCTGGTGCGCCAGATGGACGACGACAGCGCAAAAGCCCGCGCCATGCTGGCGGCGGCGCCGGATGCTTTCCCGAAGCTCGGAATTGTCACGGATTGA
- a CDS encoding response regulator — MAMDLSMPVLVVDDYNTMIRIIRNLLKQLGFENIDDASDGSAALNKMRGKKYGLVISDWNMEPMTGYDLLKEVRSDPNLATTPFIMITAESKTENVIAAKKAGVNNYIVKPFNAATLKTKIEAVFPDNVPA, encoded by the coding sequence ATGGCCATGGATTTGTCGATGCCGGTTCTGGTTGTGGATGACTACAACACGATGATCCGAATTATCCGCAATCTGCTCAAGCAACTTGGTTTCGAGAATATCGATGACGCCAGCGACGGCTCCGCAGCTTTGAACAAGATGCGCGGCAAGAAGTACGGCCTCGTGATCTCCGACTGGAATATGGAGCCGATGACCGGATACGATCTGCTCAAGGAAGTGCGCAGCGACCCGAACCTCGCCACCACGCCCTTCATCATGATCACGGCTGAATCGAAGACGGAGAATGTGATCGCCGCCAAGAAGGCCGGCGTGAACAATTACATCGTCAAGCCGTTCAACGCCGCGACGCTCAAGACCAAGATCGAGGCGGTGTTCCCGGACAACGTGCCGGCGTAA
- a CDS encoding TIGR01459 family HAD-type hydrolase, which translates to MTLPDVTALRFADRLRDLTTGVDVILSDVWGVIHDGVHGFPEACKALQSFRAQGGTVIMITNAPRPADSVQRQLRKMEISDETYDAIVSSGDLTRSFVASRLEQPLLQIGPERDNPMFRGLDVKFTTLENAEYIVCTGPYDDEVETEENYRGMMEEALKRNLTFVCANPDMVVERGHRLITCAGAIAELYRSLGGEVIFYGKPHRPIYDRALELAAEKRGGTTPANRILAIGDSVRTDLTGANLMGLDCLFLTRGIHAVDFEGLDVADEFSVRRLFGDAKPPLALMQDLKW; encoded by the coding sequence ATGACTCTGCCTGACGTTACTGCCTTGCGTTTCGCCGATCGTTTGCGCGACCTCACCACCGGGGTGGACGTCATTCTCAGCGACGTCTGGGGCGTGATCCACGACGGCGTTCATGGATTTCCCGAGGCCTGCAAGGCGCTGCAATCGTTCCGCGCGCAGGGCGGCACGGTCATCATGATCACCAACGCGCCGCGCCCGGCCGACTCCGTGCAGCGCCAGTTGCGCAAGATGGAGATTTCAGACGAAACCTACGACGCCATCGTGTCGTCGGGTGACCTGACACGCAGCTTCGTGGCGTCGCGTCTCGAACAGCCGTTGCTGCAAATCGGACCGGAGCGCGACAACCCGATGTTCCGCGGTCTCGACGTCAAGTTCACGACACTCGAGAACGCCGAGTACATTGTCTGCACCGGTCCTTACGACGACGAGGTCGAGACCGAGGAAAATTATCGCGGCATGATGGAAGAGGCGCTCAAGCGCAATCTCACCTTCGTCTGCGCCAACCCGGACATGGTGGTCGAACGCGGACATCGCCTGATCACCTGCGCGGGCGCCATCGCCGAGCTCTATCGCAGCCTCGGCGGCGAGGTGATCTTCTACGGCAAGCCGCACCGGCCGATCTACGACCGCGCGCTTGAACTCGCCGCGGAAAAGCGCGGCGGCACGACGCCAGCCAATCGCATTCTCGCGATCGGGGATTCCGTGCGCACCGATCTCACCGGCGCAAACCTGATGGGACTGGATTGCCTGTTCCTGACCCGGGGTATCCACGCGGTCGACTTCGAAGGTCTCGACGTGGCCGACGAATTCTCGGTGCGCCGGCTGTTCGGTGATGCAAAGCCACCGCTCGCGCTGATGCAGGATTTGAAGTGGTAG
- a CDS encoding EAL domain-containing protein, giving the protein MIRISTIFIAICMVLIAASLGLMLYSLAGLSVSESAIVALTALTFLILYNAVSMRLRDRTDVGSQIADLSRGTADLARQVAEFGRRMSAIETRLSATDANGQERIQTVASEISELGSLVKHLASSVAAHDEILANAASTVRQVAEPAAVANETPPASAPAANTPLDTPAANADAPAAEAPLPPAHHTNAQLLVAVRNAIEANRIDLFLQPMVTLPQRKVRFYEAVARLRDDKEQLLTANDFVGTAEAAGLMGQIDHTVMLRCVQVLRRLMVRSKDVGVFCNVSGATLSNPSVFGQCLDFLEANRILAPSLVLEFKQGTFRHLGPVESEHLAALQRLGYGFSIDNVTDLRLDPRELADRGVKFIKVPAAMLLDQKQLSTADIHAADLSDLLGRFGIDLVAERIEGERAVVDLLDYDVRFGQGFLFAPPRPLRPEGATTPTEPATSAASTVDAPARKEEKADAKFDARAEAPRVTGNAALARRASAQK; this is encoded by the coding sequence ATGATCCGCATATCGACGATTTTCATCGCCATCTGCATGGTGCTGATCGCAGCGTCGCTGGGCCTGATGCTGTATTCGCTGGCGGGACTCAGCGTCTCCGAATCCGCCATCGTCGCGCTAACGGCGCTGACCTTCCTGATCCTCTACAACGCAGTGTCGATGCGGCTGCGCGACCGCACCGACGTCGGCAGCCAGATCGCCGACCTGTCGCGCGGCACCGCGGACCTCGCGCGGCAAGTCGCCGAGTTCGGACGCCGCATGAGCGCCATCGAGACGCGCCTCTCGGCGACCGACGCCAACGGACAGGAACGCATCCAGACCGTGGCCAGCGAAATCAGCGAACTCGGATCGCTGGTCAAGCACCTCGCTTCGTCCGTCGCAGCCCATGACGAGATTCTCGCGAACGCCGCCAGCACTGTCCGGCAAGTTGCCGAACCGGCCGCCGTGGCGAACGAAACACCGCCGGCGTCCGCGCCTGCTGCGAACACTCCGCTCGATACCCCTGCGGCAAACGCCGACGCACCTGCGGCCGAAGCACCGCTGCCGCCTGCGCATCACACCAATGCCCAGCTTCTCGTCGCGGTGAGAAACGCCATCGAAGCCAACCGCATCGATCTGTTCCTGCAGCCGATGGTGACGCTGCCCCAGCGCAAGGTGCGGTTCTACGAGGCCGTGGCCCGGCTGCGCGACGACAAGGAGCAGTTGCTGACCGCGAATGATTTCGTCGGCACGGCGGAAGCCGCCGGCCTGATGGGTCAGATCGACCACACGGTGATGCTTCGTTGTGTGCAGGTGCTGCGGCGGCTGATGGTGCGCTCGAAGGACGTCGGCGTATTCTGCAACGTCTCTGGCGCGACGCTGAGCAATCCGTCGGTGTTCGGCCAGTGCCTCGATTTTCTCGAAGCCAACAGAATCCTGGCGCCGTCGCTGGTTCTCGAATTCAAGCAAGGCACGTTCCGCCATCTCGGCCCGGTGGAGAGCGAGCATCTCGCGGCGCTGCAGAGGCTCGGCTACGGCTTCTCGATCGACAACGTCACCGATCTGCGGCTCGATCCGCGCGAACTCGCCGACCGCGGCGTCAAGTTCATCAAGGTCCCGGCGGCGATGCTGCTCGACCAGAAGCAACTCTCGACCGCCGACATTCACGCTGCCGACCTGTCCGATCTGCTCGGGCGCTTCGGGATCGATCTCGTGGCGGAGCGGATCGAAGGCGAACGCGCCGTGGTCGACCTGCTGGACTATGATGTGCGCTTCGGCCAGGGCTTCCTGTTCGCGCCGCCGCGCCCGCTGCGGCCGGAGGGCGCAACCACCCCCACGGAACCCGCCACATCGGCGGCTTCGACGGTTGACGCACCGGCCCGAAAAGAAGAAAAAGCCGACGCCAAATTCGACGCGAGAGCCGAGGCTCCCCGCGTCACCGGCAATGCCGCGCTGGCGCGCCGAGCGTCCGCGCAGAAATAG
- a CDS encoding aspartate aminotransferase family protein: MPFTANRAFKARPRMLAGAKDMHYFTTDGRNILDGAAGMWCSNAGHSRDPIVSAIQKQAATLDYAPPFQFGHPQAFELASRIAALAPKGLEHVFFCNSGSEAVDTALKVALAYHNGRGEAGRTRLIGRERGYHGVGFGGISVGGMVNNRKMFGTLLTGVDHLPSTYDREKQAFTKGEPEYGAHFADELERIAGIHGPGTIAAVIVEPMAGSTGVLATPKGYLKRLREICDKHGILLIFDEVITGYGRLGYAFAAERYGVLPDMITFAKGVTNGAVPMGGVLVRDAIYDSFMKGPDHVIELFHGYTYSAHPLACAAGLATLDVYRDEGLFERAKALEPKWADAVMELRKEPNVVDIRTVGITAGIDLAPNKDGPGKRGFEALDSAFHDHDLMIRVAGDTLCLTPPLIISESQVGEIMDKIAKVIRAVA, from the coding sequence ATGCCGTTTACGGCCAACCGGGCGTTCAAGGCCCGGCCGCGCATGCTCGCCGGCGCCAAGGACATGCATTATTTCACCACCGACGGCCGCAACATTCTCGACGGCGCGGCGGGCATGTGGTGCAGCAACGCGGGCCACAGCCGCGATCCGATCGTGAGCGCGATCCAGAAGCAGGCCGCGACCCTCGACTATGCGCCGCCGTTCCAGTTCGGCCATCCGCAGGCCTTCGAGCTTGCCAGCCGCATCGCCGCGCTGGCGCCGAAGGGCCTGGAGCATGTGTTCTTCTGCAACTCCGGTTCGGAAGCGGTCGATACCGCGCTGAAGGTGGCGCTCGCCTATCACAACGGCCGCGGTGAAGCCGGCCGCACCCGGCTGATCGGCCGCGAGCGCGGCTATCACGGCGTCGGCTTCGGCGGCATTTCCGTCGGCGGCATGGTCAACAACCGCAAGATGTTCGGCACGCTGCTGACCGGCGTCGATCATCTGCCGAGCACTTATGACCGCGAAAAGCAGGCCTTCACCAAGGGCGAGCCGGAGTATGGCGCGCATTTCGCCGACGAGCTTGAGCGCATCGCCGGCATCCACGGCCCCGGCACCATCGCCGCCGTCATCGTCGAGCCGATGGCCGGATCGACCGGCGTGCTGGCCACGCCGAAGGGCTATCTCAAGCGGCTGCGCGAGATCTGCGACAAACACGGCATCCTGCTGATCTTCGATGAGGTCATCACCGGCTATGGCCGCCTCGGCTATGCCTTCGCGGCAGAGCGCTACGGCGTGCTGCCCGACATGATCACCTTCGCCAAGGGCGTCACCAACGGCGCCGTGCCGATGGGCGGCGTCCTGGTCCGCGACGCGATCTACGATTCCTTCATGAAGGGCCCGGACCACGTCATCGAGTTGTTCCACGGCTACACCTACTCGGCGCATCCGCTGGCCTGCGCGGCCGGTCTTGCCACCCTCGACGTCTATCGCGACGAAGGCCTGTTCGAACGCGCCAAGGCGCTGGAGCCGAAATGGGCGGACGCGGTGATGGAGCTGCGCAAGGAGCCGAACGTGGTGGACATCCGCACCGTCGGCATCACTGCGGGTATTGACCTTGCGCCCAACAAGGACGGCCCCGGCAAGCGCGGCTTCGAGGCGCTCGACTCGGCGTTCCACGACCACGACCTGATGATCCGGGTGGCCGGCGATACCCTCTGTCTGACCCCGCCCCTGATCATCTCGGAAAGCCAGGTCGGCGAGATCATGGACAAGATCGCCAAGGTGATCCGCGCGGTCGCGTGA
- a CDS encoding TadE/TadG family type IV pilus assembly protein: MKRARKTTAGKFLAARDGAIAVEFAMIAPVFLMIVFGIIMYGSYLAVIHGVQQLAAEAARSSVAGLNESERSTLANSYITGNVNSYPLINPAHLTVNAATSGSDANVFVVTVNYDASSMFIYSLPTFVPAPSPTIVRSAAIPRGGY; this comes from the coding sequence ATGAAACGGGCCCGCAAAACCACTGCCGGAAAATTTCTCGCCGCGCGCGACGGCGCCATCGCGGTCGAATTCGCGATGATCGCGCCGGTGTTCCTGATGATCGTGTTCGGGATCATCATGTACGGCTCGTATCTCGCGGTCATTCACGGCGTGCAGCAACTGGCGGCCGAAGCCGCGCGGTCTTCGGTCGCCGGACTGAATGAAAGCGAGCGCAGCACGCTCGCCAACAGCTACATCACCGGCAACGTCAATTCGTATCCGCTGATCAATCCGGCGCATCTGACCGTCAACGCCGCGACATCGGGCTCCGATGCAAATGTGTTCGTCGTCACGGTCAACTACGACGCCTCCAGCATGTTCATCTATTCGCTGCCGACATTCGTTCCGGCACCGTCCCCGACCATCGTGCGCTCGGCCGCGATCCCGCGCGGAGGGTACTGA
- a CDS encoding TadG family pilus assembly protein yields MLRGIRARCFTSPQRGEVASECERVRGFGSLLETSIAPHPTPLPSGVRGQIVIAEGLRPHHEFQGFEPRLLRRFAADERGNIAIMGAASLLMIIACTALGVDVGTIFADKRRTQSAADLAAIVAASDLPNASRAAAATVAKNNYPPESLVAVEPGVYTAKASLAPQQRFVAGATPANAVRVSLKTKTPLYFGKVLTGDSQWNLKATAIASTTQLATFAIGSRLVSLNGGLLNALLGGMLGTTLSLSAMDYNALLNANIDAFDFLPALATRANLTGVTYEALLSSNLKVTDIVAALQTAAAGNSGAITALSSISSSLSGLTTRITPASLINVGPYSSLTVGQKPKVGASVSALDLLSAAAALANGTNQIAANVNLSLPGIAGVTLLATVGERPVGTSWITVGAAGASVHTAQTRILLKIQLVGSGAVSVVNLPVYVEIAAGTATLNAVSCGYPNVNTSTVTLGVSPGIVDAWIGDVTPAMMTNFSTKPNPPPANIVNLGIIQVSGRAHATMANTSPTSVNFSYADIQARTKKTVNTTSFTASLTSSLLGDLQLGVQLGPLGLPIPGIGALVASIIGGATGSIDTLLNSVLQTLGVGLGQADVWVNGIRCDGAVLVN; encoded by the coding sequence ATGTTGCGCGGTATTAGAGCGCGCTGCTTCACTTCTCCCCAGCGGGGAGAGGTCGCGAGCGAATGCGAGCGGGTGAGGGGGTTCGGAAGTCTTCTTGAGACATCCATTGCCCCTCACCCCACCCCTCTCCCCAGCGGGGTGAGGGGGCAGATTGTCATCGCGGAGGGACTTCGTCCTCACCATGAGTTTCAGGGTTTTGAACCTAGGCTGCTCCGCCGCTTCGCCGCCGACGAACGCGGCAACATCGCGATCATGGGCGCGGCAAGCCTTCTGATGATCATCGCCTGTACGGCACTGGGCGTCGATGTCGGCACCATCTTCGCCGACAAGCGCCGGACCCAGAGCGCTGCCGATCTTGCGGCCATTGTCGCTGCAAGCGACCTCCCCAATGCGTCCCGCGCTGCTGCGGCGACCGTCGCCAAAAACAACTATCCCCCGGAGTCGCTCGTGGCTGTCGAACCCGGTGTTTACACGGCGAAGGCGTCTCTCGCGCCGCAGCAGCGCTTCGTCGCGGGCGCGACACCCGCCAATGCGGTGCGTGTTTCGCTGAAAACCAAAACGCCGCTGTATTTCGGCAAGGTGTTGACCGGCGACAGCCAATGGAATCTCAAGGCCACCGCCATCGCCAGCACCACGCAGCTTGCGACCTTCGCCATCGGCTCGCGGCTGGTCTCGCTCAATGGCGGGCTGCTGAACGCGCTGCTCGGCGGCATGCTCGGCACCACGCTCTCGCTCTCGGCGATGGACTACAACGCGCTGCTCAACGCGAACATCGATGCGTTCGATTTCCTCCCCGCGCTGGCGACGCGCGCGAACCTGACCGGCGTCACCTACGAGGCGCTGCTGAGCAGCAACCTGAAGGTGACCGACATCGTGGCGGCGCTGCAGACTGCAGCCGCTGGCAACAGCGGCGCGATCACGGCGCTCTCCAGCATCTCATCGTCGCTATCGGGTCTGACCACGCGGATTACGCCGGCCTCGCTGATCAACGTCGGGCCGTATTCGAGTCTCACCGTCGGGCAGAAGCCAAAGGTCGGCGCGAGCGTGTCGGCGCTCGATCTGCTCTCGGCCGCGGCGGCGCTCGCCAACGGCACCAACCAGATCGCGGCGAATGTGAACCTGTCGCTGCCCGGCATCGCGGGCGTGACCTTGCTGGCGACGGTGGGCGAGCGCCCGGTGGGCACGAGCTGGATCACCGTGGGCGCCGCGGGCGCCAGCGTCCACACCGCGCAGACGCGTATCCTGCTCAAGATCCAACTGGTCGGCTCGGGCGCAGTGTCGGTGGTCAACCTTCCGGTCTATGTCGAGATCGCAGCGGGCACCGCGACGCTCAACGCGGTGTCGTGCGGCTATCCCAACGTCAATACGTCAACGGTGACGCTCGGCGTCTCGCCCGGCATTGTGGACGCGTGGATCGGCGACGTGACGCCGGCCATGATGACGAATTTCTCCACCAAGCCGAATCCGCCGCCAGCCAATATCGTCAACCTCGGGATCATCCAGGTATCAGGCCGGGCGCATGCCACCATGGCCAACACATCGCCGACCAGCGTGAACTTCAGCTACGCGGACATTCAGGCGCGCACCAAGAAGACGGTGAACACCACGTCGTTCACCGCATCGCTGACGTCGAGCCTTCTGGGTGATCTGCAACTCGGCGTGCAGCTCGGGCCGCTCGGCCTGCCGATCCCCGGCATCGGCGCGCTGGTGGCCAGCATTATCGGCGGCGCGACCGGCTCGATCGACACGCTGCTCAACTCGGTGTTGCAGACCCTCGGTGTCGGCCTCGGACAGGCGGATGTCTGGGTCAACGGCATCCGCTGCGACGGCGCGGTGCTGGTGAATTAG
- the hisS gene encoding histidine--tRNA ligase, whose product MTDKKPKKPQKLRARLPRGLVDRTPAEIAATRQMVETIREVYERYGFEPVETPAMEYTDALGKFLPDQDRPNEGVFSFQDDDEQWISLRYDLTAPLARYVAENFDTLPKPYRSYRNGYVYRNEKPGPGRFRQFMQFDADTVGSASPAADAEMCMMAADTMEALGIPRGSYVVKVNNRKVLDGVMESIGLGGDENAGKRLTVLRAIDKLDKFPVEEVRKLLGEGRKDESGDFTKGAGLNSAQADKVLVLFEIASMSAAARLSNVEFQQGVASGEITTRKAEDIRAQGIFGGIAHNLLGSSVEGLAELQEIWKLLRAGGYDDGRVRIDPSVVRGLEYYTGPVYEVELLLDTKDEKGRPVRFGSVGGGGRYDGLVSRFRGEPVPATGFSIGVSRLQAALTMLGKIDTTPEFGPVVVVVMDRNEIAQYQKFVATLRNSGIRAELYLGNPKNNLGVQFKYADRRNSPCVVIQGGDEKAKGEVQIKDLIIGAEIAGDTGNRDDYLQKQAEAQFAAKESELVEAVRKVLARHNVVWK is encoded by the coding sequence ATGACCGACAAGAAACCCAAAAAACCGCAGAAACTGCGCGCGCGCTTGCCGCGCGGGCTGGTGGATCGCACGCCCGCCGAAATCGCCGCCACGCGGCAGATGGTCGAGACCATCCGCGAGGTCTATGAGCGCTACGGGTTCGAGCCGGTGGAAACCCCGGCGATGGAATACACCGACGCGCTCGGAAAGTTTCTCCCCGATCAGGATCGCCCCAACGAGGGCGTGTTCTCGTTTCAGGACGACGACGAGCAGTGGATTTCGCTGCGCTACGACCTGACCGCGCCGCTGGCGCGCTACGTCGCGGAAAATTTCGACACGCTGCCAAAGCCGTATCGCTCCTATCGCAACGGCTATGTCTACCGCAACGAGAAGCCGGGCCCCGGCCGCTTCCGCCAGTTCATGCAGTTCGACGCCGACACGGTGGGCTCCGCTTCGCCCGCCGCCGACGCCGAGATGTGCATGATGGCCGCGGACACCATGGAAGCGCTCGGCATTCCGCGCGGCTCCTATGTGGTGAAGGTCAATAACCGCAAGGTGCTCGACGGCGTGATGGAAAGCATCGGCCTTGGCGGTGATGAGAATGCTGGCAAGCGGCTCACGGTGCTGCGCGCGATTGATAAGCTGGATAAATTTCCGGTCGAAGAAGTTCGCAAATTACTCGGTGAAGGTCGAAAGGATGAAAGCGGCGACTTTACCAAGGGAGCCGGGCTGAATAGCGCGCAAGCTGACAAAGTTCTCGTTCTGTTTGAGATTGCTTCGATGAGCGCGGCTGCAAGGTTAAGCAATGTTGAATTTCAGCAAGGCGTCGCGTCGGGTGAAATCACAACCAGAAAAGCTGAAGATATTCGGGCGCAAGGAATTTTTGGCGGCATTGCGCACAACCTTCTTGGGTCATCTGTAGAAGGGCTGGCGGAGCTTCAGGAAATTTGGAAGTTGCTGCGTGCAGGTGGATACGACGATGGTCGTGTTCGCATCGATCCCTCCGTCGTCCGCGGTCTCGAATATTACACCGGCCCGGTCTACGAAGTTGAACTGCTGCTCGACACCAAGGACGAGAAGGGACGCCCGGTGCGTTTCGGTTCGGTCGGCGGTGGCGGACGCTATGACGGGCTCGTGTCGCGCTTTCGCGGTGAACCGGTCCCGGCGACGGGATTCTCCATCGGCGTGTCACGGCTTCAAGCTGCGCTGACGATGCTCGGCAAGATCGACACCACGCCCGAGTTTGGTCCCGTCGTTGTTGTGGTGATGGATCGCAACGAGATCGCGCAGTACCAGAAATTCGTTGCGACGCTGCGCAATTCGGGCATCCGCGCCGAACTCTATCTCGGCAATCCGAAGAACAATCTCGGCGTGCAATTCAAGTATGCCGACCGGCGCAATTCGCCGTGCGTCGTCATTCAGGGCGGCGACGAAAAGGCAAAGGGCGAGGTGCAGATCAAGGATCTGATCATCGGCGCGGAAATTGCCGGAGACACCGGCAATCGCGACGACTATCTGCAGAAGCAAGCCGAGGCGCAGTTTGCCGCGAAGGAAAGCGAACTGGTCGAAGCCGTGCGCAAGGTGCTCGCGCGGCATAATGTGGTTTGGAAGTGA
- a CDS encoding tautomerase family protein: MPEVIVNMAAGRTDDQKKGMMFDITQALVKNLGVDAEVVTVQINEAPLTHKMKGGKTFLERKAAAK; this comes from the coding sequence ATGCCTGAGGTTATCGTGAACATGGCCGCCGGACGCACCGACGATCAGAAGAAGGGCATGATGTTCGACATCACCCAGGCGCTGGTGAAGAACCTCGGTGTCGATGCGGAAGTCGTGACGGTGCAGATCAATGAAGCGCCGCTGACCCACAAGATGAAGGGCGGCAAGACCTTCCTCGAGCGCAAGGCCGCAGCGAAGTAA
- a CDS encoding thioesterase family protein, whose amino-acid sequence MNVLEKVAVGIPGETVVTVAHDMTVQHFLSTMPAVYATPVMILHMEKASTASIADLLPEGYVSVGMEVNVRHLAATPVGRTVRVTSRVRQIDAKSVLFDVEAWDGSRKIGDGTHRRGVINIAAFEKRFGVS is encoded by the coding sequence ATGAACGTGCTTGAGAAAGTCGCCGTCGGCATTCCCGGTGAAACGGTTGTGACCGTTGCGCACGACATGACGGTGCAGCATTTCCTGTCGACCATGCCGGCTGTCTATGCGACCCCGGTCATGATCCTGCACATGGAAAAGGCCAGCACCGCCTCCATCGCCGACCTGTTGCCGGAGGGCTATGTCAGCGTCGGCATGGAGGTGAATGTCCGGCATCTGGCGGCGACGCCAGTCGGGCGCACGGTGCGCGTGACGTCGCGCGTGCGCCAGATCGACGCCAAGAGCGTGCTGTTCGATGTCGAAGCCTGGGACGGGTCCCGCAAGATCGGCGACGGCACCCATCGGCGCGGCGTGATCAATATCGCGGCGTTCGAAAAGCGGTTCGGCGTCAGTTGA
- a CDS encoding ribonuclease T2, which yields MFGFRSGSSAAVFSFGFLRTESLFRRFAAPLLGLVMAGVVAGSASAQDHRQNAPGEFDFYVLALSWSPSFCQAASERGNSGRGIQTQCAGRPFSFVVHGLWPQYDRGFPNYCQRPSPRLDRKVMTSMLDLMPAPGLIYNEWDKHGTCSGLGARAYFETTRKARAAVKIPAEYLELADTRLVAPADIEDAFIKANPGLSSSAIAVTCDSKRLSEVRICMSKDLQFRACEEIDRRACRRDKVVMPPVRGG from the coding sequence ATGTTCGGTTTCAGGTCTGGTTCGTCGGCCGCTGTTTTTTCATTTGGGTTTTTACGCACTGAGTCGTTGTTCCGCCGGTTCGCCGCCCCGCTGCTCGGCCTCGTGATGGCCGGCGTCGTCGCGGGCTCCGCATCGGCGCAGGATCATCGCCAGAATGCGCCCGGCGAGTTCGACTTCTACGTACTCGCACTGTCGTGGTCGCCGTCGTTCTGTCAGGCCGCGAGTGAGCGCGGCAATTCCGGCCGCGGCATCCAGACCCAATGCGCCGGCCGGCCGTTTTCTTTCGTCGTGCACGGGCTGTGGCCGCAATACGATCGCGGCTTTCCGAACTACTGCCAGCGGCCGTCGCCGCGACTCGACCGCAAGGTCATGACCTCGATGCTCGATCTGATGCCGGCGCCGGGCCTGATCTACAATGAATGGGACAAGCACGGCACCTGCTCGGGGCTGGGTGCCCGCGCCTATTTCGAAACCACCCGCAAGGCTCGCGCAGCGGTGAAGATTCCGGCCGAATATCTCGAACTGGCCGACACCAGACTCGTTGCGCCCGCTGACATCGAGGATGCCTTCATCAAAGCCAATCCCGGCCTCTCAAGTTCGGCCATTGCGGTGACCTGCGACAGCAAGCGTCTCAGTGAGGTGCGCATCTGCATGAGCAAGGACCTGCAGTTCCGTGCCTGCGAGGAGATCGACCGCCGCGCCTGCCGCCGCGACAAGGTGGTGATGCCGCCGGTGCGCGGGGGGTGA